One Takifugu rubripes chromosome 19, fTakRub1.2, whole genome shotgun sequence genomic window carries:
- the aqp7 gene encoding aquaporin-7: MKEMAESMELGVSQQRGATGSRPRAWLQNECVRVGLAETLCTYIMMAFGLGSVAQVVTGQGAYGQYVSINLGFGLGVAMGIHVGGKVSGAHMNAAVTLTMCTFGRLAWKMLPLYVFAQFLGSFLAAGTIYAVYYEAIYDYCGGNMTVTGVKATAGIFATYPAPYLSLLGGFIDQVFGTAMLLLCIMALSDQKNKPAPAGSEPIAVGLLVLLIGISLGSNSGYAINPTRDIAPRIFTAIAGWGVDVFRSGNGWWWVPITAPFIGGLLGAGLYKIMVELHHPGTCTRREGPVEEESAPLGNQENTSNNVCV, from the exons ATGAAGGAAATGGCAGAATCTATGGAACTGGGCGTCTCTCAGCAGAGGGGAGCCACTGGAAGCAGACCCAGAGCTTGGCTCCAGaatgagtgtgtgcgcgtgggaCTCGCTGAAACCCTCTGCACATATATCATGATG GCATTTGGGCTGGGGTCTGTGGCACAGGTAGTGACGGGGCAGGGGGCGTACGGCCAATACGTGAGCATCAACCTGGGCTTTGGTCTGGGCGTTGCTATGGGGATTCATGTTGGAGGCAAAGTCTCAG GGGCTCACATGAACGCAGCAGTGACACTCACCATGTGCACATTTGGCCGCCTTGCGTGGAAGATGTTGCCCCTTTATGTTTTTGCACAGTTTTTGGGCTCTTTCCTCGCCGCGGGGACGATCTATGCTGTCTACTATG AAGCTATTTATGATTACTGTGGAGGGAACATGACCGTGACGGGCGTGAAGGCCACAGCTGGTATTTTTGCCACCTATCCTGCGCCATACCTCTCCTTGCTGGGGGGATTTATTGACCAG GTGTTTGGGACGGCCATGCTTCTGCTCTGCATCATGGCTCTGTCCGACCAGAAGAACAAACCGGCCCCAGCGGGCAGCGAACCCAttgctgtgggtctcctggtgctgctcattGGGATTTCTCTGGGCAGCAACAGCGGCTACGCCATCAACCCCACCAGGGATATCGCACCGAGGATCTTCACCGCCATTGCTGGCTGGGGGGTTGACGTTTTCAG GTCTGGAAATGGGTGGTGGTGGGTGCCTATAACTGCTCCCTTCATCGGAGGATTATTGGGTGCAGGGCTTTACAAGATCATGGTGGAACTGCACCACCCAGGAACCTGCACGAGGAGAGAAGGgccggtggaggaggagagcgcccCTCTCGGGAACCAAGAAAACACCAGCaataatgtttgtgtgtga
- the kiaa1328 gene encoding protein hinderin isoform X3, whose translation MAAAATKSGNSVIFWKSSESDEEQPLVFIPGVAGGTKVPLNSGRGSAGTASKRGTRPRRSNGKKETLKRQDYSESESSGVHHPDKMSAAISIAHDAGATKVSSEPNRAKGIVSLKDLCPDDKRRIANLIEELAKVSEEKEVSVQRLKDEHQNFEQKIQQLEEQNVMIAQERESLQHQYRECQELLGLYQQYLSLQQVKLNQSIAHLSQDPAVSKVLSREEAISSTSSHRSSGSPPDGSDHGFAATGPQGPRTRERCGCNEAASGRCVAELSPENRPRRRRTCESRGPQPESDHSCHRCRCRGGCYEAQQLRCEKGPGRKSGPHEEFGHHRCEGLHDGHGAGSEAQDALMMPVLGHKDWEEKRHQLLLQKMQLEVERERLQVRLVQQEERLNRQNQQLQQSRLHSHRCCGEKQGFLPSSGQFSRNKADELTVPADGESNFLEKHSQPEPALTADEEALRRSRKEMGPSSVKPSLNSSKATPVSLIQDPPQARMEVSVVELLDIMSPITAPKPTPGPPRPSRQPVSKIPRPGDRAVLTPTRSHHWPDQEESQILEDIFFIC comes from the exons ATGGCGGCAGCGGCAACTAAAAGTGGAAATTCGGTGATTTTTTGGAAAAGCAGTG AGTCAGATGAGGAGCAGCCTTTGGTTTTCATCCCTG GGGTTGCAGGAGGGACAAAGGTCCCTTTAAACTCGGGGCGAGGAAGCGCCGGTACAGCCAGTAAAAGAGGGACCAGGCCACGCAGGTCAAATGGCAAGAAGGAGACACTAAAGAGACAGGACTACTCAGAAAGTGAGAGTTCTGGGGTTCATCATCCAGATAAAATGTCAGCTGCTATATCTATTGCCCACGACGCTGGGGCAACGAAG GTATCCTCTGAGCCTAATAGAGCTAAAGGCATCGTTAGTTTGAAGGATCTCTGTCCAGACGACAAACGCCGGATTGCAAACCTCATTGAAGAATTAGCAAA AGTCAGCGAGGAGAAAGAAGTGTCAGTGCAGCGCCTGAAAGACGAGCATCAAAATTTTGAGCAAAAGAtccaacagctggaggaacagaATGTGATGATCgcacaggagagagaga GCTTGCAGCACCAGTACAGAGAGTGTCAGGAGCTACTGGGGCTTTACCAGCAGTACCTTTCTCTGCAACAAGTGAAACTCAACCAGTCCATTGCACATCTGAGCCAGGACCCAGCTGTCAGCAAG GTCCTGAGTAGAGAGGAAGCCATCAGCTCAACGTCTTCACACAGATCCAGCGGCTCGCCCCCCGATGGCTCCGACCATGGCTTCGCCGCCACTGGCCCCCAGGGGCCTCGCACACGAGAGAGATGTGGCTGCAACGAGGCAGCGTCTGGCCGTTGTGTCGCTGAGCTCAGTCCTGAAAACAGGCCGCGGAGGAGACGCACATGTGAGTCGAGGGGGCCACAGCCAGAGTCTGACCACAGCTGTCACCGATGTCGCTGTCGAGGCGGTTGTTACGAGGctcagcagctcaggtgtgagAAGGGACCAGGCAGAAAGAGCGGCCCGCATGAGGAGTTTGGCCATCACAGATGTGAAGG gctccATGATGGACACGGCGCCGGCTCAGAGGCCCAAGATGCGCTGATGATGCCTGTGCTGGGTCACAAGGactgggaggaaaagaggcaccaactgttgctgcagaagatgcagctggaggtggagagagagaggctccaGGTCCGGCtggtgcagcaggaggagaggctcAACAGACAGaaccagcagctacagcagtccCGGCTCCATTCCCACAGGTGCTGTGGGGAAAAACAGGGATTTCTGCCTTCAAGTGGACAGTTTAGCAG AAATAAAGCAGATGAACTCACGGTGCCTGCTGATGGAGAGAGCAACTTCCTGGAGAAACACTCCCAGCCAGAACCTGCTCTCACGGCCGACG AAGAAGCACTGAGGCGATCCAGAAAGGAAATGGGCCCCTCTTCTGTTAAGCCCTCTCTAAACTCGAGTAAGGCCACCCCAGTTTCTCTGATTCAGGATCCTCCTCAGGCCAG GATGGAGGTTTCTGTGGTGGAGTTATTGGACATCATGTCTCCCATTACTGCACCCAAACCCACACCGGGACCACCAAGACCGTCACGCCAGCCTGTGTCGAAGATCCCGAGACCAGGGGACAGAGCCGTCCTCACCCCCACGCGCTCCCATCATTGGCCGGACCAGGAAGAAAGCCAAATCCTGGAGGATATATTCTTCATTTGCTGA
- the tpgs2 gene encoding tubulin polyglutamylase complex subunit 2 produces the protein MEEAKEGLSIKGTAERLTLGIIRILENMPGVVDVRFAEREPAEKRRLLSWEQKNTCILPEDLRDFYQTTDGFTLTWSIKLDNEFIPLGCMKINSVAMLCPLLQPVSLYSLPNAPSLVDLDWEETNTQTEKAQVPAEPHFDSRSRIFELDSCGGNGKVCLVYKNCTPGVVAQQSEIWFLDRSLCWHFLTTSFTSYYRLMVTHLGLPEWQYSFTPYGPSPQAKQWASLYQPLTFTCEADAPAEAHLNKLDPTKAFRGKAKVTVAKKNQSTQSSVGSAAKGGAGKATGAKR, from the exons ATGGAAGAAGCTAAAGAAGGCCTGTCTATTAAAGGCACTGCTGAGAGACTGACCCTCGGTATCATCCGAATACTCG AGAACATGCCTGGTGTGGTTGACGTGCGCTTTGCAGAGCGAGAACCTGCAGAAAAGAGGAGGCTGCTTTCATGGGAACAG AAAAACACTTGTATTTTACCAGAGGACCTGCGGGACTTCTATCAGACAACCGACGGGTTTACACTAACCTGGAGCATTAAACTAGACA ATGAGTTTATTCCCTTAGGATGCATGAAGATTAACAGTGTGGCCATGCTGTGCCCGCTGCTGCAGCCCGTGTCGTTATATTCTCTACCCAATGCACCTTCACTGGTTGACCTGGACTGGGAGGAAACCAATACCCAGACTG AGAAGGCGCAGGTTCCGGCAGAACCCCATTTTGATTCCCGCAGCCGCATCTTTGAGTTGGATTCCTGTGGTGGAAACGGGAAAGTGTGCCTGGTTTATAAAAACTGCACTCCAG GAGTTGTTGCCCAGCAGAGCGAAATCTGGTTCCTGGACCGCTCGCTGTGCTGGCATTTTCTGACTACGTCCTTCACGTCCTACTACAGGCTGATGGTCACACATCTGGGTCTACCTGAGTGGCAGTACTCTTTCACCCCATATGGCCCCAGCCCCCAGGCAAAG cagtgggCATCGCTGTACCAGCCGCTGACGTTCACCTGTGAGGCTGATGCTCCTGCCGAGGCTCATCTTAACAAGTTGGACCCCACAAAAGCCTTCAGGGGCAAAGCGAAGGTAACCGTCGCGAAGAAGAACCAGTCGACCCAAAGCAGTGTGGGGAGCGCTGCGAAAGGTGGTGCAGGAAAAGCCACCGGAGCAAAAAGGTGA
- the kiaa1328 gene encoding protein hinderin isoform X1, which translates to MAAAATKSGNSVIFWKSSESDEEQPLVFIPGVAGGTKVPLNSGRGSAGTASKRGTRPRRSNGKKETLKRQDYSESESSGVHHPDKMSAAISIAHDAGATKVSSEPNRAKGIVSLKDLCPDDKRRIANLIEELAKVSEEKEVSVQRLKDEHQNFEQKIQQLEEQNVMIAQERESLQHQYRECQELLGLYQQYLSLQQVKLNQSIAHLSQDPAVSKVLSREEAISSTSSHRSSGSPPDGSDHGFAATGPQGPRTRERCGCNEAASGRCVAELSPENRPRRRRTCESRGPQPESDHSCHRCRCRGGCYEAQQLRCEKGPGRKSGPHEEFGHHRCEGLHDGHGAGSEAQDALMMPVLGHKDWEEKRHQLLLQKMQLEVERERLQVRLVQQEERLNRQNQQLQQSRLHSHRDQQADFSRSYSDGGPCMEASIQQQLPTRNKADELTVPADGESNFLEKHSQPEPALTADEEALRRSRKEMGPSSVKPSLNSSKATPVSLIQDPPQARMEVSVVELLDIMSPITAPKPTPGPPRPSRQPVSKIPRPGDRAVLTPTRSHHWPDQEESQILEDIFFIC; encoded by the exons ATGGCGGCAGCGGCAACTAAAAGTGGAAATTCGGTGATTTTTTGGAAAAGCAGTG AGTCAGATGAGGAGCAGCCTTTGGTTTTCATCCCTG GGGTTGCAGGAGGGACAAAGGTCCCTTTAAACTCGGGGCGAGGAAGCGCCGGTACAGCCAGTAAAAGAGGGACCAGGCCACGCAGGTCAAATGGCAAGAAGGAGACACTAAAGAGACAGGACTACTCAGAAAGTGAGAGTTCTGGGGTTCATCATCCAGATAAAATGTCAGCTGCTATATCTATTGCCCACGACGCTGGGGCAACGAAG GTATCCTCTGAGCCTAATAGAGCTAAAGGCATCGTTAGTTTGAAGGATCTCTGTCCAGACGACAAACGCCGGATTGCAAACCTCATTGAAGAATTAGCAAA AGTCAGCGAGGAGAAAGAAGTGTCAGTGCAGCGCCTGAAAGACGAGCATCAAAATTTTGAGCAAAAGAtccaacagctggaggaacagaATGTGATGATCgcacaggagagagaga GCTTGCAGCACCAGTACAGAGAGTGTCAGGAGCTACTGGGGCTTTACCAGCAGTACCTTTCTCTGCAACAAGTGAAACTCAACCAGTCCATTGCACATCTGAGCCAGGACCCAGCTGTCAGCAAG GTCCTGAGTAGAGAGGAAGCCATCAGCTCAACGTCTTCACACAGATCCAGCGGCTCGCCCCCCGATGGCTCCGACCATGGCTTCGCCGCCACTGGCCCCCAGGGGCCTCGCACACGAGAGAGATGTGGCTGCAACGAGGCAGCGTCTGGCCGTTGTGTCGCTGAGCTCAGTCCTGAAAACAGGCCGCGGAGGAGACGCACATGTGAGTCGAGGGGGCCACAGCCAGAGTCTGACCACAGCTGTCACCGATGTCGCTGTCGAGGCGGTTGTTACGAGGctcagcagctcaggtgtgagAAGGGACCAGGCAGAAAGAGCGGCCCGCATGAGGAGTTTGGCCATCACAGATGTGAAGG gctccATGATGGACACGGCGCCGGCTCAGAGGCCCAAGATGCGCTGATGATGCCTGTGCTGGGTCACAAGGactgggaggaaaagaggcaccaactgttgctgcagaagatgcagctggaggtggagagagagaggctccaGGTCCGGCtggtgcagcaggaggagaggctcAACAGACAGaaccagcagctacagcagtccCGGCTCCATTCCCACAG GGATCAACAGGCTGATTTCAGCAGGTCATACTCTGATGGAGGTCCATGTATGGAAGCTTCCATTCAACAACAGCTGCCCACAAG AAATAAAGCAGATGAACTCACGGTGCCTGCTGATGGAGAGAGCAACTTCCTGGAGAAACACTCCCAGCCAGAACCTGCTCTCACGGCCGACG AAGAAGCACTGAGGCGATCCAGAAAGGAAATGGGCCCCTCTTCTGTTAAGCCCTCTCTAAACTCGAGTAAGGCCACCCCAGTTTCTCTGATTCAGGATCCTCCTCAGGCCAG GATGGAGGTTTCTGTGGTGGAGTTATTGGACATCATGTCTCCCATTACTGCACCCAAACCCACACCGGGACCACCAAGACCGTCACGCCAGCCTGTGTCGAAGATCCCGAGACCAGGGGACAGAGCCGTCCTCACCCCCACGCGCTCCCATCATTGGCCGGACCAGGAAGAAAGCCAAATCCTGGAGGATATATTCTTCATTTGCTGA
- the kiaa1328 gene encoding protein hinderin isoform X4 has product MCWCGCGDAAATVISRLLRRSSVPAPDRLPPVCQLFVWLLASHVTAQLQTSRSAPDGLQHQYRECQELLGLYQQYLSLQQVKLNQSIAHLSQDPAVSKVLSREEAISSTSSHRSSGSPPDGSDHGFAATGPQGPRTRERCGCNEAASGRCVAELSPENRPRRRRTCESRGPQPESDHSCHRCRCRGGCYEAQQLRCEKGPGRKSGPHEEFGHHRCEGLHDGHGAGSEAQDALMMPVLGHKDWEEKRHQLLLQKMQLEVERERLQVRLVQQEERLNRQNQQLQQSRLHSHRDQQADFSRSYSDGGPCMEASIQQQLPTRNKADELTVPADGESNFLEKHSQPEPALTADEEALRRSRKEMGPSSVKPSLNSSKATPVSLIQDPPQARMEVSVVELLDIMSPITAPKPTPGPPRPSRQPVSKIPRPGDRAVLTPTRSHHWPDQEESQILEDIFFIC; this is encoded by the exons ATGTGCTGGTGTGGTTGTGGTGACGCCGCTGCCACCGTCATTAGCCGACTCCTGAGGCGCAGCAGTGTTCCCGCTCCAGATCGGCTCCCTCCCGTCTGCCAGCTCTTTGTCTGGCTCTTGGCCTCCCACGTCACCGCTCAGCTCCAAACATCTCGGTCGGCTCCAGATG GCTTGCAGCACCAGTACAGAGAGTGTCAGGAGCTACTGGGGCTTTACCAGCAGTACCTTTCTCTGCAACAAGTGAAACTCAACCAGTCCATTGCACATCTGAGCCAGGACCCAGCTGTCAGCAAG GTCCTGAGTAGAGAGGAAGCCATCAGCTCAACGTCTTCACACAGATCCAGCGGCTCGCCCCCCGATGGCTCCGACCATGGCTTCGCCGCCACTGGCCCCCAGGGGCCTCGCACACGAGAGAGATGTGGCTGCAACGAGGCAGCGTCTGGCCGTTGTGTCGCTGAGCTCAGTCCTGAAAACAGGCCGCGGAGGAGACGCACATGTGAGTCGAGGGGGCCACAGCCAGAGTCTGACCACAGCTGTCACCGATGTCGCTGTCGAGGCGGTTGTTACGAGGctcagcagctcaggtgtgagAAGGGACCAGGCAGAAAGAGCGGCCCGCATGAGGAGTTTGGCCATCACAGATGTGAAGG gctccATGATGGACACGGCGCCGGCTCAGAGGCCCAAGATGCGCTGATGATGCCTGTGCTGGGTCACAAGGactgggaggaaaagaggcaccaactgttgctgcagaagatgcagctggaggtggagagagagaggctccaGGTCCGGCtggtgcagcaggaggagaggctcAACAGACAGaaccagcagctacagcagtccCGGCTCCATTCCCACAG GGATCAACAGGCTGATTTCAGCAGGTCATACTCTGATGGAGGTCCATGTATGGAAGCTTCCATTCAACAACAGCTGCCCACAAG AAATAAAGCAGATGAACTCACGGTGCCTGCTGATGGAGAGAGCAACTTCCTGGAGAAACACTCCCAGCCAGAACCTGCTCTCACGGCCGACG AAGAAGCACTGAGGCGATCCAGAAAGGAAATGGGCCCCTCTTCTGTTAAGCCCTCTCTAAACTCGAGTAAGGCCACCCCAGTTTCTCTGATTCAGGATCCTCCTCAGGCCAG GATGGAGGTTTCTGTGGTGGAGTTATTGGACATCATGTCTCCCATTACTGCACCCAAACCCACACCGGGACCACCAAGACCGTCACGCCAGCCTGTGTCGAAGATCCCGAGACCAGGGGACAGAGCCGTCCTCACCCCCACGCGCTCCCATCATTGGCCGGACCAGGAAGAAAGCCAAATCCTGGAGGATATATTCTTCATTTGCTGA
- the kiaa1328 gene encoding protein hinderin isoform X2, producing the protein MPTAAERTAESDEEQPLVFIPGVAGGTKVPLNSGRGSAGTASKRGTRPRRSNGKKETLKRQDYSESESSGVHHPDKMSAAISIAHDAGATKVSSEPNRAKGIVSLKDLCPDDKRRIANLIEELAKVSEEKEVSVQRLKDEHQNFEQKIQQLEEQNVMIAQERESLQHQYRECQELLGLYQQYLSLQQVKLNQSIAHLSQDPAVSKVLSREEAISSTSSHRSSGSPPDGSDHGFAATGPQGPRTRERCGCNEAASGRCVAELSPENRPRRRRTCESRGPQPESDHSCHRCRCRGGCYEAQQLRCEKGPGRKSGPHEEFGHHRCEGLHDGHGAGSEAQDALMMPVLGHKDWEEKRHQLLLQKMQLEVERERLQVRLVQQEERLNRQNQQLQQSRLHSHRDQQADFSRSYSDGGPCMEASIQQQLPTRNKADELTVPADGESNFLEKHSQPEPALTADEEALRRSRKEMGPSSVKPSLNSSKATPVSLIQDPPQARMEVSVVELLDIMSPITAPKPTPGPPRPSRQPVSKIPRPGDRAVLTPTRSHHWPDQEESQILEDIFFIC; encoded by the exons ATGcccactgctgcagagagaacagcag AGTCAGATGAGGAGCAGCCTTTGGTTTTCATCCCTG GGGTTGCAGGAGGGACAAAGGTCCCTTTAAACTCGGGGCGAGGAAGCGCCGGTACAGCCAGTAAAAGAGGGACCAGGCCACGCAGGTCAAATGGCAAGAAGGAGACACTAAAGAGACAGGACTACTCAGAAAGTGAGAGTTCTGGGGTTCATCATCCAGATAAAATGTCAGCTGCTATATCTATTGCCCACGACGCTGGGGCAACGAAG GTATCCTCTGAGCCTAATAGAGCTAAAGGCATCGTTAGTTTGAAGGATCTCTGTCCAGACGACAAACGCCGGATTGCAAACCTCATTGAAGAATTAGCAAA AGTCAGCGAGGAGAAAGAAGTGTCAGTGCAGCGCCTGAAAGACGAGCATCAAAATTTTGAGCAAAAGAtccaacagctggaggaacagaATGTGATGATCgcacaggagagagaga GCTTGCAGCACCAGTACAGAGAGTGTCAGGAGCTACTGGGGCTTTACCAGCAGTACCTTTCTCTGCAACAAGTGAAACTCAACCAGTCCATTGCACATCTGAGCCAGGACCCAGCTGTCAGCAAG GTCCTGAGTAGAGAGGAAGCCATCAGCTCAACGTCTTCACACAGATCCAGCGGCTCGCCCCCCGATGGCTCCGACCATGGCTTCGCCGCCACTGGCCCCCAGGGGCCTCGCACACGAGAGAGATGTGGCTGCAACGAGGCAGCGTCTGGCCGTTGTGTCGCTGAGCTCAGTCCTGAAAACAGGCCGCGGAGGAGACGCACATGTGAGTCGAGGGGGCCACAGCCAGAGTCTGACCACAGCTGTCACCGATGTCGCTGTCGAGGCGGTTGTTACGAGGctcagcagctcaggtgtgagAAGGGACCAGGCAGAAAGAGCGGCCCGCATGAGGAGTTTGGCCATCACAGATGTGAAGG gctccATGATGGACACGGCGCCGGCTCAGAGGCCCAAGATGCGCTGATGATGCCTGTGCTGGGTCACAAGGactgggaggaaaagaggcaccaactgttgctgcagaagatgcagctggaggtggagagagagaggctccaGGTCCGGCtggtgcagcaggaggagaggctcAACAGACAGaaccagcagctacagcagtccCGGCTCCATTCCCACAG GGATCAACAGGCTGATTTCAGCAGGTCATACTCTGATGGAGGTCCATGTATGGAAGCTTCCATTCAACAACAGCTGCCCACAAG AAATAAAGCAGATGAACTCACGGTGCCTGCTGATGGAGAGAGCAACTTCCTGGAGAAACACTCCCAGCCAGAACCTGCTCTCACGGCCGACG AAGAAGCACTGAGGCGATCCAGAAAGGAAATGGGCCCCTCTTCTGTTAAGCCCTCTCTAAACTCGAGTAAGGCCACCCCAGTTTCTCTGATTCAGGATCCTCCTCAGGCCAG GATGGAGGTTTCTGTGGTGGAGTTATTGGACATCATGTCTCCCATTACTGCACCCAAACCCACACCGGGACCACCAAGACCGTCACGCCAGCCTGTGTCGAAGATCCCGAGACCAGGGGACAGAGCCGTCCTCACCCCCACGCGCTCCCATCATTGGCCGGACCAGGAAGAAAGCCAAATCCTGGAGGATATATTCTTCATTTGCTGA